A stretch of [Clostridium] innocuum DNA encodes these proteins:
- the rdgB gene encoding RdgB/HAM1 family non-canonical purine NTP pyrophosphatase gives MKEIMLASANAHKAQEFEEMLRPLGYTVKTLLDLKEDIEIEETGTTFEENALIKAKAIHERLGIEVIADDSGLAVNALDGAPGIYSARFMGRDTSYDVKNQYLIDQCRHAEDKGCQFICAIAYVQADGSEHVFTGVVEGIVADHMEGAKGFGYDPIFYYPPYGTTLANVSEEQKNRVSHRGRALAKLVAFMEKEK, from the coding sequence ATGAAAGAAATCATGCTTGCAAGCGCCAATGCGCATAAGGCGCAGGAATTTGAAGAAATGCTCAGGCCGCTTGGATATACCGTGAAGACATTGCTCGATCTAAAGGAGGATATCGAGATTGAAGAAACAGGGACAACCTTTGAAGAAAATGCCCTGATTAAGGCAAAGGCAATTCATGAGCGTCTGGGAATCGAGGTGATTGCGGATGACAGCGGTCTTGCTGTCAATGCACTGGATGGCGCACCGGGTATCTATTCCGCACGCTTTATGGGCAGGGATACCTCCTATGATGTGAAAAATCAATATCTGATCGATCAATGCAGGCATGCCGAGGATAAGGGCTGTCAGTTTATCTGTGCGATCGCCTATGTGCAGGCAGATGGCAGTGAGCATGTCTTTACCGGAGTCGTAGAGGGCATTGTGGCAGACCATATGGAAGGCGCAAAGGGCTTTGGCTATGACCCTATTTTCTATTATCCGCCTTATGGAACCACACTGGCAAATGTGAGTGAGGAACAGAAAAACCGTGTTTCCCATCGCGGGCGTGCGCTGGCAAAGCTGGTAGCCTTTATGGAAAAGGAGAAATGA